The Mercurialis annua linkage group LG2, ddMerAnnu1.2, whole genome shotgun sequence genome contains a region encoding:
- the LOC126666792 gene encoding uncharacterized protein At4g14342 isoform X1: MQASDRFNINSQLEHLQAKYVGTGHADLNRFEWAVNIQRDSYASYMGHYPMMAYFAIAENESIGRERYNFMQKMLLPCGLPPEREDD, from the exons ATGCAG GCAAGTGATAGGTTTAACATCAATTCACAGCTTGAACATCTTCAAGCTAAGTATGTTGGCACTGGCCACGCCGATTTGAACAGATT TGAATGGGCAGTGAATATTCAGAGAGATAGTTATGCGTCATATATGGGACATTATCCCATGATGGCTTACTTTGCTATTGCTGAGAACGAATCCATCGGTCGAGAACGTTACAATTTTATGCAG AAAATGCTTTTGCCTTGTGGTCTACCTCCTGAAAGGGAAGATGATTGA
- the LOC126666792 gene encoding uncharacterized protein At4g14342 isoform X2 — protein sequence MQASDRFNINSQLEHLQAKYVGTGHADLNRFEWAVNIQRDSYASYMGHYPMMAYFAIAENESIGRERYNFMQKMLLPCGLPPEREDD from the exons ATGCAGGCAAGTGATAGGTTTAACATCAATTCACAGCTTGAACATCTTCAAGCTAAGTATGTTGGCACTGGCCACGCCGATTTGAACAGATT TGAATGGGCAGTGAATATTCAGAGAGATAGTTATGCGTCATATATGGGACATTATCCCATGATGGCTTACTTTGCTATTGCTGAGAACGAATCCATCGGTCGAGAACGTTACAATTTTATGCAG AAAATGCTTTTGCCTTGTGGTCTACCTCCTGAAAGGGAAGATGATTGA